The Bifidobacterium sp. WK012_4_13 genome contains the following window.
ATCCGCAGTCAGGATGCATGTCGCCGAGCGTGGAGAGAAGAAGGCGCTGCTTGAGCGTGCGAACGCCAACGCCGGGCAGTCATTGCTGCGAAGCAAGATGAGCAGGATAAGTGACATCGGTGCCAGAACCGAGGCCATGAACGACGTCGCAAGGGCCTTGGGGCTTGAGCAGGCTCCCTTGCGCATTGAATGCTACGATATCTCGAACACCATCGGCGGCGCTTTCCAGGTGGCTTCCATGGTGGTGTTCGAGGATGCGGTCTCCAAGAAATCCGAATATAGAAGATTCTCCATACGCGGCAACGATGGCAATGGGGCGATCGACGATACCTCTGCGATATATGAGACATTGATGCGAAGATTCAAGCATGGCAATGTCGCCGGTGATTCGGGCGAAGACATGAGCAACCAGCGTGAGATCGAACTTGCGCGGGAATCAGGTGAGCAAGTCGACGAATCCTCGGATGGAATCGTGCAGCAGCGCGTCGCCCCTCACCGTTTCGCATACAAGCCGAATCTGATTGTGGTAGATGGCGGAAAGCCTCAGGTGACCGCGGCGCAGAGAGCCATGCACGATTCCGGAATAACGGATGTCGCGCTATGCGGCCTTGCCAAGAAGCTCGAAGAGGTCTGGGTTCCGGACGATGACTATCCGATCATCCTCAAGCGCCAGTCGGAGGGCCTGTACCTGCTGCAGCGAGTGCGGGACGAATCACATAGATTTGCCATCACCTATCACCGTCAGAAAAGGCGGAAGGGTGCGCTGCGTTCCGAGCTGGATGGGATTGCGGGTATAGGAGCCTCATATCAGAGACGGCTTCTCCGTCATTTCGGATCGGTCCGGGCGATGAGGAGCGCAGACAGAGAGGAGCTCTGCAAGGTCAGCGGCATAGGGGCTGCAAAGGCCGACGCGATTTATCAAGCCCTGCATGCCAGTGACAGCCAGGACGGTTCCGATGGTTCCTCGAACTGAGCCGTTTTCCAAGACTGATGCGATGCTTCAGGCTGATGCGAATGCGATGGAGTTCTGCGATTCGTTCTTGACTGCTGTGAGGTCTTCGGCGAGGGGGGGCTTTTTACGCATTCAGCTATGTTTCCTCGGTTGTTATGAGAGCATGGCACAATCGGAAGAAGCCCGGGCGGTCGCGAAGACTGCCTGTGAAGGATGATTGGACCCATGCGTGCCGCATATCGGTCGGTGTGGAGATGATCGTGGGCTGGCAGCCGGGAAGAAGGAGAACGCGTGCAGTTGGGTAAACATCGTTGTGCGGTGCTGGGAAGCCCGATCGCCCACTCGCTTTCGCCTGTCCTCCATCGGGCTGGGTATCGACGGCTGAACCTCGATGGATGGGACTACTGCCGACGTGACGTCACGCAGGATGGTCTTCAGGCTTTCATCGACTCCCTTGACCAGGAATGCGCAGGGCTGAGTCTGACCATGCCGCTGAAAAAAACGATCATGCCTTTCGGAAAGCCAAGTGATACTTGGTCGCGTGCCTTGAAGGTCGCCAATACTGCGATTTTCCATTGGCAGGATGGAACGGGCATGCGGCCTGACATCTCGCTCTACAACACCGATGTGGAGGGCATCGTCCGAGCCCTCGAGCATGCCGAAGGTGGTGCAGATCGTTCGAATCTCCACGATGCAGTGGTCATCGGGAGCGGCAATACCGCAGCATCGGCCATCGCCGCATGTGCAGAACTCGGCATGGGGCACGTAGACATCGTCGCAAGGAACGAGGCTGCATCCGCACGACTGCGAGGGCTGTCCGAAACACTGTCGATGACAGCATCGACATGGCCCATGGACCGGGTTGCGAAGGACATCGACGAAAGACGCTTCGTCATTTCCACATTGCCGTCCCATGCCGCAGATCCCCTTGCGTCCCTCTGGCGCAAGGCGGGGATGGCGCTGAACGCAACCGTTCTTGACGTGGTGTATAAACCTCGCCCTAGTATGTTCGTTGAGACATGTAGACAGCTAGGCGCTGCCGTGATAACAGGAGAGGAAATGCTGATTTATCAAGCCATACCTCAGCTAGCACTGATGACACGAACGGCGCAGGCCGATATGCCGTCGGATCTCGATGAAACGATGCGCAAGGCAGTTCAGGAGGCCCTCAGATGAGCGAGAACATAGCTTCGGCCCGCGAACGGGATGGGGAGGATTCCTCACCGGAACCTGCCGACGACTTCGAAGTCCTGCTCATCACGGGCATGTCGGGGGCTGGCCGCTCCCGTGCGGCAGACAGCGTCGAGGACATGGGCTGGTATGTCGTGGACAACCTTCCGCCCAAGTTGCTTGTTCCGCTTGTGGACATGATGACTTCCTCGGGTTCGAAGGTGCATAGGCTGGCAGCGGTAATCGACGTGCGTTCGCGTTCATACTTCGATGATCTTGCTGCGGTTCTCAGCCATCTTGACGACCTGGGAGTGAAATACCGGATTCTGTTCCTG
Protein-coding sequences here:
- a CDS encoding shikimate dehydrogenase, whose product is MQLGKHRCAVLGSPIAHSLSPVLHRAGYRRLNLDGWDYCRRDVTQDGLQAFIDSLDQECAGLSLTMPLKKTIMPFGKPSDTWSRALKVANTAIFHWQDGTGMRPDISLYNTDVEGIVRALEHAEGGADRSNLHDAVVIGSGNTAASAIAACAELGMGHVDIVARNEAASARLRGLSETLSMTASTWPMDRVAKDIDERRFVISTLPSHAADPLASLWRKAGMALNATVLDVVYKPRPSMFVETCRQLGAAVITGEEMLIYQAIPQLALMTRTAQADMPSDLDETMRKAVQEALR